Within the Arthrobacter caoxuetaonis genome, the region TGGTATCAGCCTTATTTCCTGACATGATGTTGGTATGTTACTGACGACTTGTCGGCAACCTTAGATACCCAGACAACCCGAGGGGTAACAGATGTTCCTAGCTCTGCGCGAGCTGCGTTTTGCACGGGCCAGATTCGGATTAATGGGTGGCGTTATCGCCCTCATCGCCGTCCTGATGGTCCTGCTGTCCGGCCTTTCCTCAGGCCTCGTTAATGACGGTGTTTCCGGCCTGAAGGGCATGCCGGCGACCCATATTGCTTTCAACGAAGGCACCAAAACCGACAACGCCTTCTCACGCAGCGTTGTCGACCCGTCCCAGGCTGAGGCCTGGAGCACCCAGCCCGGAGTCGAGGAAGTCACCCTGATGGGGTCGGCCATGATGAACGCCGTAACGGATGACGGCACCCAGGTCGATCTGTCCCTCTTCGGCATCGACACCGGATCGTTCCTGGCTCCGGCAATCGGCGAAGGACGCGGGATTGAAGCCGTCAACGAGATGGTCGTCTCCCCCACCGCCGAAGACGAAGGAGTCGAGATCGGCTCCGTCGTCACGCTCGACCGGATCGACGTCGCACTCACTGTGGTCGGTTACACCGAGGACCAGGCAACGTTCGGCCACGTCAGCATGGCCTACCTTCCCCTGGAAACCTGGCAGCTGATTGCCAGCGGCCAGTCACAGCCGGGCGAACCGACGGAAACCGCCATCGCGGCGGTGGACTTCGACACGGCCAGCTCCATTGCGATCAAGGCTGAGAACGGCGCTTCGCTGGACCTCGCCGCCGGCGATGCAGCAGCCGGAACGGTCACTTCGACCCTGGAAGATTCCTTCGACGCTTCCCCGGGCTACACGGCCGAGACGCTGACACTGGAAATGATCCAGATTTTCCTATACGCCATCTGTGCGCTCGTCGTCGGTGCGTTCTTCACCGTCTGGACGATCCAGCGCAAGCACGAACTGGCAGTCCTGCGGGCGATCGGCGCATCCACCGGTTACCTGCTGCGGGACGGCATCTTCCAGGCTGTCGTCATCCTGACTCTCTCCACCGCAGCCGGCCTGGCGGCAGGCCTCGGAATGGGTGCCTGGATGTCAGGCACCGCGATGCCTTTCGCACTGGAAGCCGGACCCATTTCGATCGCGACGGCGCTGACCATCCTGATGGGTGTGCTGGGCGCCGCCGTAGCCATCGTCCGCATTTCCAGGGTTGACCCCCTGGCTGCCCTTGGAGGACAGCGATGAGTACGCAAACTAGCAACGCAGCCCAGACCGTAACCACGCGCGGACTGTTCATCCAGAACGCCAACCTCGCACTGGGAGACGGTTCCAGCACCGTGCAGGCCCTGGACAACGTCAGCCTCAGCGTCGAACCCGGCGAACTCGTCGCCGTCGTTGGTCCATCCGGAGCCGGCAAGTCATCGCTCCTGGCCGTGGCCGGCGCCCTGGCAACTCCCGACTCCGGCCTCGTCACCGTCAACGGCACCGACCTCAGCACCCTCGGCAAGGCGGCCAAGGCAAGGTTCCGACTGAAGAACATCGGCTTTGTCTTCCAGTCAGGGAACCTGATTCCGGCACTGAACGCTGCCGAACAGCTGGAGCTGGTGCACCGCATGGCCAAGATGGGCGGCACGTTCAACCCGCATGACCTGCTCGACGCCGTTGGCATGGGCCACAAGCTCAAGAGCCGCCCCGACCAGCTCTCCGGCGGTGAGCGCCAGCGCGTGGGGATCGCCCGCGCACTGGTCTCGAAGCCGACGCTGCTGCTCGTGGACGAACCGACTGCGGCGCTGGACCGGAAACGGAGCCAGGACGTAGTGGAGCTCCTGGCGAAGGAAACGCATGAACAGGGCGTTGCTACAGTTATGGTGACCCACGATCACGATGTCCTTCATCATTGCGACCGGGTCGTAGAGATGGTGGACGGCCGGCTGGCCGGATAACGAAGCAGGACAGGAGGGCTCTTTGCCCCGCATTACCGCCCCCACGGTTGCAGAGCACCGTGCGGCACAGCAGAGGGCCCTCCTGGACGCTGCCAAGACGCTGCTCGCGAAGACCGGCGAGGCTCCCAGCATGGCCGAAGTAGCCGCCCTCGCAGGCCTTGCCCGCCCCAGCGCCTACCAGTACTACAAGTCCCGCACGGACCTCCTGAACGCCCTGGTTCTCGACGTCTTTCCCCGATGGGCGCGCAGGGTCGAAGACGCCATGGCGGCAGAGGAACTGCCGGCAGACCGGATCCTGGCCTACGTCATGACCAACATCACGCTGGTCGCCGAGGGGGAGCACGCCGTGGGCAGTGCACTGGCAGCCGTGGCACCGGGCGAAGAACTGGATACGCAGAGCAACCGCATGCATCAGGCGCTGCTTGATCCCCTGGTCGGCGCCCTGACGGAGATGGGATCGGCGGACCCTGCAAGCACGGCCGAACTCATTAATGCCATAGTGCACAGCGGGACCAGGCTCCTCGAGTCCGGCAAGACCCTGCAGGACGTCCACGAGCTGGTCCGCGAGCTCCTCGGTCCCTTCGTCCGCGAACACGGCGGCAAGAGCAGAGCCGGCGCCCGGTGAGCACCCGCCGCTTCTGGCCCGCCTTCCTGGCCGCCGACGTCGTCCTCATCCTTGTTTTCGCGGCGCTTGGCCGCGACACGCATGCCCATGGCCTGGACCCGGCGGGCGTCGCCGTGACGGCGTCCCCGTTCATCGCGGCCTGCCTCGCCGGCTGGCTGCTGCTCCGGGCGTGGCACCGCCCGTATGCACTGTGGCCCACCGGAATCCTGCTCTGGCTGATCACGGCGGGGGCAGGCCTGGCCATCCGTGCGGTGGCCGGCGGCGGTACGGCGCTCAGCTTCCAGCTGGTGACGTTCGGCGTGCTGGGAGCCTTCCTCCTTGTTCCGCGGCTCGCGGCGGCGGTCATGCACGGGCGCGCCGGGCGCAATTCCACTAGGCTCGGAGACAGGGCCTGACCCGGCCCGAGCCCTCAGCAGGACACGAAAGGCAAGCCATGATCACCGCTTTTGTACTCATCCAGACCGACTCGGCCCGGATCCCCGAGTGCGCAGAGGAAATCTCCGAGATCGAGGGCATCAGCGAGGTCTACTCCGTGACCGGCGAATGGGACCTCATCGCGATTGCCCGGGTTCGACGCCACGAGGATCTCGCTGACACCATCGCGAACAGGCTTTCCAAGGTCCAGGGTGTGATTGGAACCACCACCCAGATTGCCTTCCGGGCTTACTCCAAGCACGACCTGGATGCCGCTTTTTCGCTGGGCTTCGACAGCTAGTTAGGCCGGCAAAACAGGTATTTTGCTGCCCTAAGGGCGCCTGCAAGGACATTTTGGGCGGCGAACTACGGTGTGATTCTGACCAAAACAGCACACGAAGAGGGAGGCGGACCAGTGCTGGTCCGCCTCCCTCTTTTTTGTGCTTTTTGCGCAGTCACGGCGCAGAAAATTGCATTACTGCGTGACCTCAACCCAGCGGTCAAGTGCCCGGCGCGCGTTGCCGGTGTCCACCGACGCTTCAGCACGCCTCAAGCCAGCCGCCAGCCGCTCCATAAGTGTTCCCTCCGCCCCGGTATCCAGAGCCACCAGTGCAGCAGCGGCATTGAGCAGCACGGCGTCCCTGACAGGCCCTTTCTCGCCCGCCAGGACGCTCCGGACCACGGCGGCGTTGGCCGCAGCGTCCCCGCCGCGCAGGTCGTCCAGAGTGGCCCTGGGGATCCCCAGATCCATCGGGTCCACTGCTGAGCGCTCCACGGTGCCGTTACGGACCTCCCACACCGTAGAGGCACCCGTGGTGGTCAGTTCATCGAGCCCGTCGCCGCCGCGGAAGACCAGTGCCCGGACTCCCCTGGCCGCCAGCACTCCGGCGATGAGGGGTGCCAGCCGTTCATCGGCAACGCCGATCGCCGAGGCGGACGGGCGGGCGGGATTCGTCAGCGGGCCCATGAAGTTGAACGCTGTGGCAACGCCCATGTCGCGGCGGGCGACGGCGGCAAACCGCATCGAGGGGTGAAAGACCTGTGCGAAGCAAAAGGTGATGCCGGCGCGCACTGCGGCGTCCGCGACCCTCTCAACGGGCAGGTCAAGCCGGACGCCCAGGGCTTCAATCACGTCGGCCGAGCCCGAGGAGGAGGAAGCGGCCCGGTTGCCGTGCTTGACCACCCTCGCTCCGGCACCGGCGCAGACCAGCGCAGCCATCGAGGAAATATTAACGGTGTTATGCCTGTCACCGCCTGTGCCCACGATGTCCAGTGTTTCTCCCGGGATGTCGATGGGCCGGGCGTTTTCGAGCATGGCCTCAACCAGGCCTGCCAGCTCCTGGACGCTCTCGCCCTTCGCCCGCAGGGCCACCAGGAACCCGGCAATCTGGGCATCCGAGGCGTCTCCGGCCATGATCGTGTTCATGGCCCACCGGGTCTGTTGGGTGCTCAGGTCCTCCCCCGCGATGAGTGCGGTAATCAGCGACGGCCAGGTGTGCTCGGAACTCGGAAACGTACTCACACGCCCTAGGTTATCTACGAATCGTAGAAAATGCTGATTTGTTTCCGGAGAGCAACTTCCGCGCCGTTGCTGGGAAGTGAGCGGTTTGGGAACGATCCGGACGCGCCGTTCGTACAGTTCTGTTGGTGAAAGGGAGAGTTTTACCGCCATAATGTCTATGTGACAACAGCGACCCATGCCCCCAGTACCCCGGCTCACCCCACGCTGAACCGCCCCAATATGGTCTCCGTAGGGACCGTGGTGTGGCTCTCCAGCGAACTCATGTTTTTTGCTGCGCTCTTCGCGATGTACTTCACTCTCCGCTCCACCTCGGGCGAGATGTGGGAGATCGAGACGGCCAAGCTGAACGTGCCTTTCGCGTTTGTGAACACGGT harbors:
- a CDS encoding TetR/AcrR family transcriptional regulator, which codes for MPRITAPTVAEHRAAQQRALLDAAKTLLAKTGEAPSMAEVAALAGLARPSAYQYYKSRTDLLNALVLDVFPRWARRVEDAMAAEELPADRILAYVMTNITLVAEGEHAVGSALAAVAPGEELDTQSNRMHQALLDPLVGALTEMGSADPASTAELINAIVHSGTRLLESGKTLQDVHELVRELLGPFVREHGGKSRAGAR
- a CDS encoding ABC transporter ATP-binding protein, producing the protein MSTQTSNAAQTVTTRGLFIQNANLALGDGSSTVQALDNVSLSVEPGELVAVVGPSGAGKSSLLAVAGALATPDSGLVTVNGTDLSTLGKAAKARFRLKNIGFVFQSGNLIPALNAAEQLELVHRMAKMGGTFNPHDLLDAVGMGHKLKSRPDQLSGGERQRVGIARALVSKPTLLLVDEPTAALDRKRSQDVVELLAKETHEQGVATVMVTHDHDVLHHCDRVVEMVDGRLAG
- a CDS encoding DUF3054 domain-containing protein, whose product is MSTRRFWPAFLAADVVLILVFAALGRDTHAHGLDPAGVAVTASPFIAACLAGWLLLRAWHRPYALWPTGILLWLITAGAGLAIRAVAGGGTALSFQLVTFGVLGAFLLVPRLAAAVMHGRAGRNSTRLGDRA
- a CDS encoding Lrp/AsnC family transcriptional regulator — encoded protein: MITAFVLIQTDSARIPECAEEISEIEGISEVYSVTGEWDLIAIARVRRHEDLADTIANRLSKVQGVIGTTTQIAFRAYSKHDLDAAFSLGFDS
- the trpD gene encoding anthranilate phosphoribosyltransferase — its product is MSTFPSSEHTWPSLITALIAGEDLSTQQTRWAMNTIMAGDASDAQIAGFLVALRAKGESVQELAGLVEAMLENARPIDIPGETLDIVGTGGDRHNTVNISSMAALVCAGAGARVVKHGNRAASSSSGSADVIEALGVRLDLPVERVADAAVRAGITFCFAQVFHPSMRFAAVARRDMGVATAFNFMGPLTNPARPSASAIGVADERLAPLIAGVLAARGVRALVFRGGDGLDELTTTGASTVWEVRNGTVERSAVDPMDLGIPRATLDDLRGGDAAANAAVVRSVLAGEKGPVRDAVLLNAAAALVALDTGAEGTLMERLAAGLRRAEASVDTGNARRALDRWVEVTQ
- a CDS encoding ABC transporter permease — its product is MFLALRELRFARARFGLMGGVIALIAVLMVLLSGLSSGLVNDGVSGLKGMPATHIAFNEGTKTDNAFSRSVVDPSQAEAWSTQPGVEEVTLMGSAMMNAVTDDGTQVDLSLFGIDTGSFLAPAIGEGRGIEAVNEMVVSPTAEDEGVEIGSVVTLDRIDVALTVVGYTEDQATFGHVSMAYLPLETWQLIASGQSQPGEPTETAIAAVDFDTASSIAIKAENGASLDLAAGDAAAGTVTSTLEDSFDASPGYTAETLTLEMIQIFLYAICALVVGAFFTVWTIQRKHELAVLRAIGASTGYLLRDGIFQAVVILTLSTAAGLAAGLGMGAWMSGTAMPFALEAGPISIATALTILMGVLGAAVAIVRISRVDPLAALGGQR